A genomic region of Streptomyces sp. R33 contains the following coding sequences:
- a CDS encoding glycosyltransferase: protein MSTVSVVIPCYKYGHFLADCVKSVLDEQEGVDVRVLIIDDASPDDSAEVARALAAADPRIEVRVHERNQGHIATYNEGLLEWADGDYVALLSADDRLVPGALVRAAALLDAHPEAGFAYGRPLRFRHGGPLPAARTRSTGSVVYPGRWWLERRFREGTGCITSPEVVVRTSLQRKVGGYDPDLPHAGDIEMWMRLAAHADVGYVRGADQAFYRVHGNNMSTTDFGGQLDDLRQRLVAFDSVLEKCSGMLPEAGRLSALARTRLARYALRRAYRAYDRGRTGVVPVEELEAFAAECLPEYTSLGEYRALRRRRRIGARVMPYLQPLVLSAVADRGREWLWWQSWKRRGI from the coding sequence GTGAGCACCGTCAGCGTGGTGATCCCCTGCTACAAGTACGGCCACTTCCTGGCCGACTGCGTCAAGAGCGTCCTGGACGAGCAGGAAGGCGTCGACGTACGGGTCCTGATCATCGACGACGCCTCGCCCGACGACTCGGCGGAGGTCGCGCGCGCCCTCGCGGCCGCCGACCCCCGCATCGAGGTCCGCGTCCACGAGCGCAACCAGGGCCACATCGCCACCTACAACGAGGGCCTGCTGGAGTGGGCCGACGGGGACTACGTCGCCCTCCTCTCGGCCGACGACCGGCTGGTCCCCGGGGCCCTGGTACGCGCCGCGGCGCTGCTCGACGCCCACCCCGAAGCCGGCTTCGCCTACGGCAGACCGCTCCGGTTCCGGCACGGCGGACCGCTGCCCGCGGCCCGCACCCGGAGCACCGGTTCGGTGGTCTACCCGGGACGATGGTGGCTGGAGCGGCGCTTCCGGGAGGGCACCGGGTGCATCACCTCGCCCGAGGTGGTCGTCCGCACCAGCCTCCAGCGCAAGGTCGGGGGCTACGACCCGGACCTCCCGCACGCCGGCGACATCGAGATGTGGATGCGGCTCGCGGCGCACGCCGACGTGGGCTACGTCCGCGGGGCCGACCAGGCCTTCTACCGCGTCCACGGCAACAACATGTCCACCACGGACTTCGGCGGACAGCTCGACGACCTGCGCCAGCGCCTCGTCGCCTTCGACTCCGTCCTGGAGAAGTGCTCCGGCATGCTCCCGGAGGCCGGCCGGCTGTCGGCCCTGGCGCGGACCCGGCTCGCCCGGTACGCGCTGCGGCGCGCCTACCGCGCGTACGACCGCGGGCGCACCGGGGTGGTTCCCGTCGAGGAGCTGGAGGCCTTCGCCGCCGAGTGCCTGCCGGAGTACACCTCGCTCGGCGAATACCGGGCGCTGCGCCGGCGGCGGCGGATCGGGGCGCGGGTGATGCCGTACCTCCAGCCGCTGGTGCTCTCGGCCGTCGCCGACCGGGGGCGCGAGTGGCTCTGGTGGCAGTCCTGGAAGCGCCGAGGGATTTGA
- a CDS encoding O-antigen ligase family protein, with translation MSIGEIAAVLRRRWYVMVPLTLIGLLAGLHLYRSVPVAYQSQSSVALLDSTAVAELAPAFGNPISNAGGSLVVTADVLIRTLSGADAARDLHGLGVTDPYTVGFAANTSGPMLTLTVTGTDRAKVLKETSTLTTFAGEQLNALQAAAKVQPAYFVQTAPVVLPQTPKPQLKSRYQQVLGVVIACVTAGFTLSFVTETLLVARRRRREAAAAPGAPRARVRRRLRGRHPDAAALLSGYLGLAFFIPSNLTLPGLGGVGTPANVFALLGLFWYLATWLTGRIRPAAGTRLPRVVMWLLAVSVLASYLANAGRGSSHKEVLGADRGLIGLLVWVSIVVLVSAGIQDRARLDVLLRRAVVMGSVVAAIGYYDFFTATNIAEHISIPGLHSSVAQITTLDRGAFTRPRSTTAQPLEFGGMLALLLPFAVQQAFDPVRSHLSRWRRWGPVALMGGALPLTVSRTSIIGALIVVLVMVPRWKPQRRWTAIGLLLGSVACFKVLVPGLIGTITTLFGSFLSNSDSSTQARTVKYSAIVPYLEERPLFGRGLGTFTPDLYFFTDNQYMLTLAEMGLLGLLALLALFFTGIHQGGAIRRLAADESDRELGQAFFASALVALVSSATFDALSFPMFAGMFFLTIAAGGSYLGFIRRSAPKPRTVESPCPPAAIPARRPDLTQPVP, from the coding sequence GTGAGCATCGGTGAAATAGCCGCGGTGCTGCGGCGCCGCTGGTACGTGATGGTGCCCCTCACGCTGATCGGACTCCTCGCGGGGCTGCACCTGTACCGGTCGGTGCCCGTGGCGTACCAGTCGCAGAGTTCGGTGGCGCTGCTCGACTCCACGGCGGTGGCCGAACTGGCCCCCGCCTTCGGCAACCCCATCTCGAACGCGGGCGGTTCCCTGGTCGTGACCGCGGACGTGCTGATCAGGACCCTGTCAGGGGCAGACGCGGCGCGCGACCTGCACGGTCTCGGCGTGACCGACCCCTACACGGTCGGCTTCGCCGCGAACACCTCGGGCCCGATGCTCACCCTGACTGTCACCGGCACCGACCGGGCTAAGGTGCTCAAGGAGACCAGTACGCTCACCACCTTCGCCGGCGAGCAGCTCAACGCGCTCCAGGCGGCGGCCAAGGTGCAGCCCGCGTACTTCGTGCAGACGGCCCCGGTGGTGCTGCCGCAGACCCCCAAACCCCAGCTCAAGAGCCGCTACCAGCAGGTGCTGGGCGTGGTCATCGCCTGCGTCACCGCCGGCTTCACGCTGTCCTTCGTGACGGAGACCCTGCTCGTGGCCCGCCGCCGCAGGCGCGAGGCCGCCGCCGCGCCCGGCGCACCCCGGGCGCGCGTCCGCAGGAGGCTTCGGGGCCGGCACCCGGACGCCGCCGCGCTGCTCAGCGGCTACCTGGGGCTGGCCTTCTTCATCCCGTCGAACCTGACCCTGCCCGGCCTGGGCGGTGTGGGCACACCGGCCAACGTGTTCGCGCTCCTGGGTCTGTTCTGGTACCTCGCGACCTGGCTGACCGGCCGGATCCGGCCGGCCGCGGGCACCCGGCTGCCCCGGGTCGTGATGTGGCTGCTGGCCGTCTCGGTGCTGGCCTCGTACCTCGCGAACGCCGGCCGCGGCAGCTCGCACAAGGAGGTGCTGGGGGCGGACCGCGGCCTGATCGGGCTGCTCGTCTGGGTGTCGATCGTGGTGCTGGTCTCCGCCGGCATCCAGGACCGGGCCCGTCTCGACGTCCTGCTGCGGCGGGCCGTGGTGATGGGATCGGTGGTCGCCGCCATCGGCTACTACGACTTCTTCACCGCGACGAACATCGCCGAACACATCAGCATCCCGGGCCTCCACTCGAGCGTCGCGCAGATCACCACCCTGGACCGCGGGGCGTTCACCAGGCCGCGCTCCACCACCGCGCAGCCGCTGGAGTTCGGCGGCATGCTCGCCCTGCTGCTGCCCTTCGCCGTACAGCAGGCCTTCGACCCCGTCCGCAGCCACCTCAGCCGCTGGCGGCGCTGGGGTCCCGTGGCCCTGATGGGCGGCGCACTGCCGCTGACCGTGTCGCGGACGTCCATCATCGGCGCGCTCATCGTCGTGCTGGTGATGGTGCCGCGCTGGAAGCCGCAGCGGCGCTGGACCGCGATCGGCCTCCTGCTGGGCTCGGTGGCCTGCTTCAAGGTCCTCGTCCCCGGACTGATCGGCACGATCACCACGCTCTTCGGGTCCTTCCTGTCGAACTCCGACAGCAGCACCCAGGCCCGCACCGTCAAGTACAGCGCGATCGTCCCCTACTTGGAGGAACGTCCGCTGTTCGGGCGGGGCCTGGGGACCTTCACGCCGGACCTCTACTTCTTCACCGACAACCAGTACATGCTGACCCTGGCCGAGATGGGCCTGCTGGGCCTCCTCGCGCTCCTGGCGCTGTTCTTCACCGGCATCCACCAGGGCGGAGCCATCCGCCGCCTCGCCGCCGACGAGTCCGACCGGGAGCTCGGCCAGGCGTTCTTCGCCTCGGCCCTCGTCGCCCTGGTCAGCAGCGCCACCTTCGACGCCCTCAGCTTCCCGATGTTCGCCGGGATGTTCTTCCTGACGATCGCCGCCGGAGGCAGTTACCTCGGCTTCATCCGGCGCAGCGCGCCGAAGCCCCGAACCGTGGAGTCCCCATGTCCTCCCGCCGCGATCCCGGCCCGCCGGCCCGATCTCACGCAGCCGGTCCCGTAG
- a CDS encoding glycosyltransferase: MSSRRDPGPPARSHAAGPVAVLVVTWNSARVLPEFLASLPAGLAGLDWRLVVADNDSADDTVELVRSLAPDATVVQTGRNAGYAAGVNAALAAAAAQEGGFSAALVCNPDIRMRRGCAALLVDALDAPLSGGRRVGISVPLLYEEDGTLQHSLRRESRVTRALGEAVIGNRRAGRFPRWSELVTDPAAYERATVADWATGALMALSRDCLDACGAWDESFFLYSEETEYCLRAGDRGFATRLEPAASAVHLGGDSQVSPRLWTLLTLNRVRLYGRRHGPAATAAFRGAVLLRETSRAALGRPANRAAARALASPSALRATPGP; encoded by the coding sequence ATGTCCTCCCGCCGCGATCCCGGCCCGCCGGCCCGATCTCACGCAGCCGGTCCCGTAGCCGTCCTCGTCGTCACCTGGAACAGTGCCCGCGTGCTCCCCGAGTTCCTGGCCTCCCTGCCGGCGGGCCTGGCCGGGCTCGACTGGCGCCTGGTCGTCGCCGACAACGACTCGGCCGACGACACCGTCGAGCTGGTCCGATCGCTGGCCCCGGACGCGACCGTCGTCCAGACCGGCCGCAACGCCGGGTACGCGGCGGGCGTGAACGCCGCCCTGGCGGCCGCCGCCGCACAGGAGGGCGGCTTCAGCGCCGCCCTCGTGTGCAATCCCGACATCCGAATGCGGCGGGGCTGCGCCGCACTCCTCGTCGACGCGCTCGACGCACCCCTGTCCGGCGGCCGCCGCGTCGGGATCAGCGTCCCGCTGCTGTACGAGGAGGACGGCACCCTCCAGCACTCGCTGCGCCGGGAGTCCCGTGTGACGCGCGCCCTGGGGGAGGCGGTGATCGGCAACCGGCGGGCCGGGCGCTTCCCGCGGTGGAGCGAGCTGGTCACCGACCCGGCCGCGTACGAGCGGGCCACCGTCGCCGACTGGGCGACCGGCGCCCTCATGGCGCTCTCCCGGGACTGCCTGGACGCCTGCGGGGCCTGGGACGAATCCTTCTTCCTGTACTCGGAGGAGACCGAGTACTGCCTGCGGGCCGGGGACCGAGGCTTCGCCACCCGCCTCGAACCCGCGGCCTCCGCCGTCCACCTGGGCGGGGACTCGCAGGTCTCGCCCCGCCTGTGGACCCTGCTGACCCTCAACCGCGTACGGCTCTACGGCCGCCGGCACGGGCCGGCGGCCACCGCCGCCTTCCGCGGGGCCGTACTGCTGCGCGAGACCTCGCGGGCCGCGCTCGGCCGGCCGGCCAACCGGGCGGCGGCGCGGGCGCTGGCCAGCCCGTCCGCGCTGCGCGCCACGCCCGGGCCCTGA
- a CDS encoding glycosyltransferase family 2 protein — translation MHRIARAPWELLKRAFGWLVLFEARNKVLLAPSAVRLRRLEDAETTRLAAVLGSAPTALVATVIATHRRPEALRAAVRSALGQTVADQVVIVVDDGAGLPELPPDPRLFAVSLARNTATAGVVRNVGIRLTLSRYVAFLDDDNLWEPDHLEQALAVLEPPGGPDAVYTALRRVLPDGSERDVLSVPFDRRRAAHEAFLDTNAFVARRTRSLYFSRLRRTPEVLPREDWELVRRYARRHEVRHVPRPTVRYLVNPESFYTAWDGQTPTG, via the coding sequence ATGCACCGCATCGCCCGGGCTCCCTGGGAGCTGCTGAAACGGGCCTTCGGCTGGCTGGTGCTCTTCGAGGCCAGGAACAAGGTCCTGCTCGCCCCCTCCGCCGTGCGGCTGCGCCGTCTCGAGGACGCCGAGACCACCCGGCTCGCCGCAGTCCTGGGCAGTGCGCCCACCGCGCTCGTGGCCACCGTGATCGCCACCCACCGGCGCCCCGAGGCGCTGCGCGCGGCGGTCCGCTCGGCCCTGGGGCAGACCGTGGCCGACCAGGTGGTCATCGTCGTCGACGACGGTGCGGGACTGCCCGAACTTCCGCCGGATCCGCGGCTGTTCGCGGTGTCGCTGGCCCGCAACACGGCCACCGCCGGAGTCGTGCGCAACGTGGGGATACGGCTGACCCTCTCGCGGTACGTGGCCTTCCTGGACGACGACAACCTGTGGGAGCCCGACCACCTGGAGCAGGCCCTCGCGGTGCTCGAGCCGCCCGGCGGCCCCGACGCCGTGTACACCGCCCTGCGCCGGGTGCTGCCCGACGGCTCCGAACGCGACGTGCTGTCCGTGCCGTTCGACCGGCGCCGCGCCGCCCACGAGGCCTTCCTCGACACCAACGCCTTCGTGGCGCGCCGCACCCGGTCCCTGTACTTCAGCCGGCTGCGGCGCACGCCCGAGGTGCTGCCGCGCGAGGACTGGGAGCTCGTACGCCGCTACGCGCGCCGTCACGAGGTCCGCCACGTGCCGCGGCCCACCGTCCGCTACCTGGTCAACCCGGAGAGCTTCTACACGGCCTGGGACGGGCAGACGCCCACCGGGTGA